In Bdellovibrio sp. GT3, one genomic interval encodes:
- a CDS encoding ParA family protein, which yields MAKTICIANQKGGVGKTTTSVNLSSALATLGKRVLLIDMDPQGNASSGLGIKRFDTQDANSYHVLIGEKTLTEATNNTSNPNLKICTANPDLVGAEIELVDMPHREYRLKQAVSIVADQYDFVIVDCPPSLGLITLNALNSADSFLVPLQCEYYALEGLSQLLNTAGLIKKSLNPALHIEGIVLTMFDVRNNLSHQVVTQIKEHFGDKVFNAIIPRNVRLSEAPSHGQSILEYDSKSIGSVRYLELAHEVIARSLPKAAEVANKNAYEGEVNV from the coding sequence ATGGCTAAAACTATCTGTATAGCTAATCAAAAGGGCGGAGTAGGCAAGACGACCACGTCTGTGAATCTTTCTTCAGCGTTGGCTACTCTAGGTAAGCGCGTATTGTTGATCGATATGGATCCACAAGGAAATGCTTCAAGCGGACTAGGCATCAAACGATTTGATACCCAGGATGCAAACTCATACCACGTTCTCATCGGTGAAAAAACACTGACTGAGGCTACTAACAACACTTCAAATCCGAACCTAAAGATCTGTACTGCTAATCCAGATCTAGTTGGTGCAGAAATCGAACTCGTTGATATGCCGCATCGTGAATATCGCTTAAAACAAGCGGTATCCATCGTGGCTGATCAATATGACTTTGTCATCGTTGACTGCCCACCATCTCTTGGTTTGATTACTCTGAATGCTCTGAACTCTGCAGACAGTTTTCTTGTGCCTCTTCAATGTGAATACTATGCATTGGAAGGTTTGAGTCAGTTGTTGAACACCGCAGGGTTAATCAAAAAGAGTTTGAATCCTGCGCTTCATATTGAAGGCATCGTTTTGACGATGTTCGATGTGCGCAACAACTTGAGTCATCAAGTTGTAACTCAGATTAAAGAACACTTTGGTGACAAAGTATTTAACGCAATTATTCCAAGAAACGTGCGACTCAGCGAAGCGCCGAGCCATGGTCAATCCATCCTAGAGTACGACAGCAAATCAATTGGTTCAGTTCGCTATCTTGAGCTGGCTCATGAAGTGATCGCAAGATCTCTTCCTAAGGCAGCAGAAGTTGCAAACAAGAATGCCTATGAAGGGGAAGTAAATGTCTGA